A single Dunckerocampus dactyliophorus isolate RoL2022-P2 chromosome 2, RoL_Ddac_1.1, whole genome shotgun sequence DNA region contains:
- the czib gene encoding CXXC motif containing zinc binding protein isoform X3, giving the protein MVKFGLQFKATLENLTNVRPEGDDFRWFLKLKCGNCGEIPDKWQYITQAESTPLKGGRGSASMVQKCKLCSRENSIDILGDTITPYNAEDSDQFKTMVQFECRGLEPVDFQPQAGFAAQGTESGTQFPEITLLEKDWTDYDEKVSESVGIYEVTHQFIKC; this is encoded by the exons ATGGTG AAATTCGGGCTCCAGTTCAAAGCTACGCTGGAGAACCTAACCAATGTGAGACCCGAGGGTGACGACTTTCGCTGGTTTCTTAAG CTCAAGTGTGGAAACTGCGGGGAGATTCCAGATAAATGGCAATATATAACCCAAGCG GAAAGTACACCATTGAAAGGAGGAAGGGGAAGTGCCAGCATGGTGCAGAAGTGTAAGCTTTGCTCCAGGGAAAACTCAATTG ATATTCTGGGAGACACGATTACACCTTATAAT GCCGAGGACAGTGATCAGTTCAAGACAATGGTGCAGTTTGAATGTCGAGGTCTGGAGCCTGTTGACTTCCAGCCACAA GCTGGCTTTGCTGCACAGGGAACAGAGTCTGGAACTCAGTTTCCTGAAATAACACTACTAGAAAAA GATTGGACGGACTATGATGAGAAAGTCAGCGAATCAGTGGGAATATATGAGGTCACGCACCAGTTCATCAAGTGCTGA
- the aldh9a1b gene encoding 4-trimethylaminobutyraldehyde dehydrogenase B, whose amino-acid sequence MFQRLAVLLRQPAAAPLLPALVRSLSSGCVNIAAPLNFWGGKRRTSKERSKGENVYEPATGRVLCMLEPCGPSDVDQAVEAAKSAYGHWSRMSGMERARVMIEAAHIIENRREEIAKMEVVNNGKSITEARLDVDSARLSLEYYAGLASSLAGQHVQLPGRSFAYTRREPLGVCVGIGAWNYPFQIAAWKSAPALACGNSMVFKPSPVTPVTAVLLAEIYAEAGAPEGLFNVVQGGQETGSLLCRHPDVAKVSFTGSVPTGQKIMEMASKGVKPVTLELGGKSPLLVFEDSDLENAVRGALMANFLSQGQVCSNGTRVFVQSDILPEFVEEVVKRTQAIEIGDPLLESTRMGPLVSRTHLDKVLTFVDQAKEEGAVVLCGGEPFVPSDPKLKGGYYMTPCVLANCRDDMTCVREEIFGPVMSVLSFDTEQEVLQRANDTALGLAAGVFTSDVKRAHRVVEHLKAGSCFINNYNITPVEVPFGGFKMSGIGRENGQVTIEYYSQLKTVYVEMGDVDSLF is encoded by the exons ATGTTCCAGAGGCTCGCTGTGCTCCTGCGACAGCCCGCAGCTGCTCCACTGCTGCCTGCGCTGGTGCGGAGCCTCTCCTCGGGCTGCGTTAACATCGCTGCACCGCTGAACTTCTGGGGAGGAAAAAGGAGGACAAGcaaagaaagaagcaaaggggAAAACGTCTACGAACCTGCAACAG GGCGCGTCCTGTGCATGTTGGAGCCATGTGGTCCGTCGGACGTAGACCAGGCTGTGGAGGCGGCCAAGTCAGCTTATGGTCACTGGAGTAGGATGTCGGGGATGGAGAGAGCAAGGGTCATGATAGAAGCTGCCCACATCATCGAG AACAGGAGGGAGGAGATTGCCAAAATGGAAGTGGTCAACAACGGGAAGTCCATCACAGAGGCTCGTCTGGATGTGGACTCTGCCAGACTGTCTCTAGAGTACTATGCTGGACTGGCCAGCAGTCTCGCTG GTCAGCATGTGCAGTTGCCAGGCAGATCGTTTGCCTACACACGCAGGGAGCCTTTGGGGGTGTGCGTTGGCATCGGTGCTTGGAATTACCCTTTCCAGATTGCTGCGTGGAAGTCAGCCCCTGCACTGGCTTGTG GCAACTCCATGGTGTTCAAGCCCTCCCCAGTCACGCCCGTGACAGCGGTCCTGCTCGCGGAGATCTATGCTGAGGCTGGGGCTCCAGAGGGGCTCTTCAATGTGGTGCAGGGGGGGCAGGAAACGGGCAGCTTGCTTTGCCGCCATCCTGATGTGGCAAAGGTGTCCTTCACTGGGAGTGTGCCAACGGGACAGAAG ATTATGGAAATGGCATCCAAAGGGGTCAAGCCTGTGACCCTGGAGCTCGGGGGGAAATCTCCCCTGCTCGTCTTTGAGGACAGCGACCTGGAGAACGCCGTGCGGGGAGCTCTCATGGCGAACTTCCTTTCTCAAGGCCAG GTTTGTAGCAACGGAACAAGAGTTTTTGTCCAGAGTGATATTCTGCCTGAATTTGTGGAGGAAGTGGTGAAGAGAACCCAGGCTATTGAGATTGGTGACCCGCTGTTAGAGAGTACACGAATGGGACCGCTGGTCAGCCGGACACATCTAGACAAGGTCCTAACCTTTGTGGATCAGGCGAAGGAGGAG GgggctgttgtgttgtgtgggGGTGAACCATTTGTCCCATCAGATCCTAAACTCAAAGGTGGTTACTACATGACACCATGTGTACTGG CCAATTGCAGAGATGACATGACCTGCGTGAGGGAGGAGATCTTTGGTCCCGTCATGTCGGTGCTGTCCTTCGACACGGAACAGGAGGTGCTGCAGCGAGCCAACGACACCGCCTTGGGGTTGGCCGCAGGAGTTTTCACCAG TGACGTGAAGCGTGCCCACCGTGTGGTTGAACACCTCAAGGCAGGTTCCTGTTTCATCAACAATTACAACATCACTCCTGTGGAAGTTCCCTTTGGAGGCTTCAAAATGTCAG GCATCGGGCGGGAGAACGGCCAGGTGACGATTGAATACTACTCTCAGCTCAAGACTGTCTATGTGGAGATGGGGGACGTTGACAGCCTTTTCTAG
- the czib gene encoding CXXC motif containing zinc binding protein isoform X2 encodes MHVSSLVCNLREVPESDREAKMVKFGLQFKATLENLTNLKCGNCGEIPDKWQYITQAESTPLKGGRGSASMVQKCKLCSRENSIDILGDTITPYNAEDSDQFKTMVQFECRGLEPVDFQPQAGFAAQGTESGTQFPEITLLEKDWTDYDEKVSESVGIYEVTHQFIKC; translated from the exons ATGCACGTTTCATCATTG GTGTGCAATTTACGGGAAGTCCCTGAAAGCGACAGAGAAGCCAAGATGGTG AAATTCGGGCTCCAGTTCAAAGCTACGCTGGAGAACCTAACCAAT CTCAAGTGTGGAAACTGCGGGGAGATTCCAGATAAATGGCAATATATAACCCAAGCG GAAAGTACACCATTGAAAGGAGGAAGGGGAAGTGCCAGCATGGTGCAGAAGTGTAAGCTTTGCTCCAGGGAAAACTCAATTG ATATTCTGGGAGACACGATTACACCTTATAAT GCCGAGGACAGTGATCAGTTCAAGACAATGGTGCAGTTTGAATGTCGAGGTCTGGAGCCTGTTGACTTCCAGCCACAA GCTGGCTTTGCTGCACAGGGAACAGAGTCTGGAACTCAGTTTCCTGAAATAACACTACTAGAAAAA GATTGGACGGACTATGATGAGAAAGTCAGCGAATCAGTGGGAATATATGAGGTCACGCACCAGTTCATCAAGTGCTGA
- the zte38 gene encoding zebrafish testis-expressed 38 isoform X1, translated as MAGGKMCIKKSKEETTEWTALFPSNLKKKQESVVFVKRMMAVAVSSITYLRGIFPEDAYRARYLEDLCIKILREDCSTPGASKVVKWLIGCFDALEKQYLQVVFIGVYTNSDEPNCIVESYNFKFKYTDKGPEMDILRNNGKEVHVPMENTKAASVLLIRKLFLLMQNLNDLPSNIHLTMKLYYYDDITPADYEPPGFKEGECDSLWFQGTAVHFTVGEVQTTFHTFQVRVSAQQGRLGKLQEGNHVKETDQRTLPESDINKAGGKGLCKIAPAFDDLPSEDESAQFKQPTKPLVKLLAFQTNATIKNKPRKRRRIL; from the exons ATGGCAGGCGGGAAGATGTGCATCAAGAAGAGCAAAGAGGAAACTACTGAG tgGACGGCATTATTTCCGAGCAATCTAAAGAAGAAACAGGAGTCAGTCGTCTTTGTCAAGAGGATGATGGCTGTGGCCGTGTCCTCCATCACTTACCTCAGAGGCATTTTTCCTGAGGATGCCTACCGCGCCAGATATTTGGAAG atcTGTGCATTAAAATTTTGCGTGAGGACTGCAGCACACCGGGAGCCAGCAAAGTTGTAAAATG GTTGATTGGCTGTTTTGATGCACTGGAAAAACAATAT CTCCAGGTTGTCTTCATTGGG GTATACACCAATTCAGATGAACCAAAT TGCATTGTCGAGTCCTACAATTTCAAATTCAAGTACACTGACAAGGGGCCAGAGATGGATATACTTAG GAACAACGGCAAGGAGGTGCATGTCCCGATGGAAAACACCAAGGCAGCATCTGTGCTGCTCATCAGGAAACTCTTCCTACTCATGCAGAACCTCAATGACCTCCCCAGTAACATCCACCTGACCATGAAGCTCTACTACTATGACGACA TAACTCCAGCTGACTACGAGCCACCGGGCTTCAAGGAGGGAGAGTGTGACAGCCTGTGGTTTCAAGGCACGGCCGTGCACTTCACAGTGGGTGAGGTCCAGACGACCTTTCACACCTTTCAAGTGCGAGTGTCTGCTCAGCAAGGTCGCCTCGGGAAGCTTCAGGAAGGAAACCATGTCAAGGAGACGGACCAGAGGACCCTCCCAGAGAGTGACATCAACAAAGCGGGCGGAAAG GGCCTCTGCAAGATAGCTCCTGCTTTTGATGATCTGCCCTCTGAAGATG AGTCTGCACAGTTCAAGCAACCCACAAAACCTCTGGTAAAG CTTCTTGCATTTCAGACAAACGCAACAATCAAAAATAAGCCAAGAAAAAGGAGAAGAATACTTTAA
- the uck2b gene encoding uridine-cytidine kinase 2-B: MAGDTITHIRDRGENTNVIRQPFLIGVSGGTASGKSSVCEKIMELLGQNKIDHHQRQVAILSQDSFYKVLTPDQKAKALKGQYNFDHPDAFDNELIMQTLRQILQGKTVQIPVYDFVTHSRKDEFITVYPADVVLFEGILMFYSQEIRDLFQMKLFVDTDPDTRLSRRVLRDIGERGRELEQVLAQYITFVKPAFEEFCLPTKKYADVIIPRGADNLVAINLIVQHIQDILNGGLSKRHNGCTNGHSTPRQRRTSESSSRPH, from the exons ATGGCCGGCGACACTATAACACACATACGGGACCGGGGCGAGAACACCAACGTAATACGACAACCTTTTCTCATCGGTGTCTCTGGAGGCACCGCCAGCGGAAAG TCGTCCGTGTGTGAGAAGATCATGGAGCTGCTGGGCCAGAACAAGATCGACCACCACCAAAGGCAGGTGGCTATCCTCAGCCAGGACAGCTTTTACAAGGTGCTGACCCCCGACCAGAAAGCCAAAGCACTAAAGGGCCAGTACAACTTTGACCATCCAG ATGCCTTTGACAATGAACTGATCATGCAGACACTCAGACAGATCCTGCAAGGGAAGACTGTCCAGATTCCAGTGTATGACTTTGTCACTCATTCCAG GAAGGACGAGTTTATTACAGTGTATCCGGCTGACGTGGTCCTGTTTGAGGGCATCCTGATGTTCTACTCGCAGGAGATCCGCGACCTATTCCAGATGAAGCTGTTTGTCGACACGGACCCAGACACGCGACTCTCCCGTAGAG TTCTGAGAGACATCGGAGAGCGTGGGCGAGAGCTGGAGCAAGTGCTGGCACAGTACATCACTTTTGTAAAACCGGCCTTTGAGGAGTTCTGCTTACCA ACGAAGAAGTACGCTGATGTGATTATTCCACGAGGAGCAGATAATCTTG TGGCCATCAACTTGATAGTCCAGCACATCCAAGACATTCTAAATGGCGGCCTAAGTAAGCGTCACAACGGCTGCACCAACGGCCACAGCACCCCGAGGCAGCGACGGACATCTGAATCCAGCAGCCGGCCGCATTGA
- the czib gene encoding CXXC motif containing zinc binding protein isoform X1 has product MHVSSLVCNLREVPESDREAKMVKFGLQFKATLENLTNVRPEGDDFRWFLKLKCGNCGEIPDKWQYITQAESTPLKGGRGSASMVQKCKLCSRENSIDILGDTITPYNAEDSDQFKTMVQFECRGLEPVDFQPQAGFAAQGTESGTQFPEITLLEKDWTDYDEKVSESVGIYEVTHQFIKC; this is encoded by the exons ATGCACGTTTCATCATTG GTGTGCAATTTACGGGAAGTCCCTGAAAGCGACAGAGAAGCCAAGATGGTG AAATTCGGGCTCCAGTTCAAAGCTACGCTGGAGAACCTAACCAATGTGAGACCCGAGGGTGACGACTTTCGCTGGTTTCTTAAG CTCAAGTGTGGAAACTGCGGGGAGATTCCAGATAAATGGCAATATATAACCCAAGCG GAAAGTACACCATTGAAAGGAGGAAGGGGAAGTGCCAGCATGGTGCAGAAGTGTAAGCTTTGCTCCAGGGAAAACTCAATTG ATATTCTGGGAGACACGATTACACCTTATAAT GCCGAGGACAGTGATCAGTTCAAGACAATGGTGCAGTTTGAATGTCGAGGTCTGGAGCCTGTTGACTTCCAGCCACAA GCTGGCTTTGCTGCACAGGGAACAGAGTCTGGAACTCAGTTTCCTGAAATAACACTACTAGAAAAA GATTGGACGGACTATGATGAGAAAGTCAGCGAATCAGTGGGAATATATGAGGTCACGCACCAGTTCATCAAGTGCTGA
- the prdx1 gene encoding peroxiredoxin-1, with amino-acid sequence MAAGKAHIGKMAPDFTAKAVMPDGQFQDLKLSDYKGKYVVFFFYPLDFTFVCPTEIIAFSDAAEEFRKIGCEVIAASVDSHFSHFAWTNTPRKQGGLGSMKIPLVSDTRRTISTDYGVLKEDEGIAYRGLFIIDDKGILRQITINDLPVGRSVEETLRLVQAFQFTDEHGEVCPAGWKPGSDTIKPDVQKSKDFFSKQ; translated from the exons ATGGCTGCTGGCAAAGCTCATATCGGAAAGATGGCTCCAGATTTCACGGCCAAAGCTGTGATGCCAGATGGTCAGTTCCAGGACCTGAAGCTGTCAGACTACAAAG GGAAGTATGTTGTCTTCTTCTTTTATCCACTGGATTTCACCTTCGTGTGCCCGACTGAGATCATTGCATTCAGCGACGCGGCCGAAGAATTCCGGAAGATCGGCTGTGAGGTCATCGCCGCTTCCGTTGACTCGCACTTCTCCCACTTTGCATG GACCAACACTCCACGTAAGCAGGGCGGTTTGGGCAGTATGAAAATCCCGTTGGTGTCCGACACACGGCGCACCATCTCCACAGATTATGGCGTTCTgaaggaggatgaaggaattgccTACAG GGGTCTGTTCATCATTGATGACAAGGGCATCCTGAGACAGATCACCATCAACGACCTCCCGGTTGGACGCTCTGTCGAGGAGACCTTGCGTTTGGTCCAGGCCTTTCAGTTCACCGACGAGCACGGGGAAG tgtgccCAGCTGGCTGGAAACCAGGAAGTGACACCATCAAACCTGACGTCCAGAAAAGCAAGGACTTCTTCTCCAAGCAGTGA
- the zte38 gene encoding zebrafish testis-expressed 38 isoform X2 — MAGGKMCIKKSKEETTEWTALFPSNLKKKQESVVFVKRMMAVAVSSITYLRGIFPEDAYRARYLEDLCIKILREDCSTPGASKVVKWLIGCFDALEKQYLQVVFIGVYTNSDEPNCIVESYNFKFKYTDKGPEMDILRNNGKEVHVPMENTKAASVLLIRKLFLLMQNLNDLPSNIHLTMKLYYYDDITPADYEPPGFKEGECDSLWFQGTAVHFTVGEVQTTFHTFQVRVSAQQGRLGKLQEGNHVKETDQRTLPESDINKAGGKGLCKIAPAFDDLPSEDESAQFKQPTKPLVKTNATIKNKPRKRRRIL; from the exons ATGGCAGGCGGGAAGATGTGCATCAAGAAGAGCAAAGAGGAAACTACTGAG tgGACGGCATTATTTCCGAGCAATCTAAAGAAGAAACAGGAGTCAGTCGTCTTTGTCAAGAGGATGATGGCTGTGGCCGTGTCCTCCATCACTTACCTCAGAGGCATTTTTCCTGAGGATGCCTACCGCGCCAGATATTTGGAAG atcTGTGCATTAAAATTTTGCGTGAGGACTGCAGCACACCGGGAGCCAGCAAAGTTGTAAAATG GTTGATTGGCTGTTTTGATGCACTGGAAAAACAATAT CTCCAGGTTGTCTTCATTGGG GTATACACCAATTCAGATGAACCAAAT TGCATTGTCGAGTCCTACAATTTCAAATTCAAGTACACTGACAAGGGGCCAGAGATGGATATACTTAG GAACAACGGCAAGGAGGTGCATGTCCCGATGGAAAACACCAAGGCAGCATCTGTGCTGCTCATCAGGAAACTCTTCCTACTCATGCAGAACCTCAATGACCTCCCCAGTAACATCCACCTGACCATGAAGCTCTACTACTATGACGACA TAACTCCAGCTGACTACGAGCCACCGGGCTTCAAGGAGGGAGAGTGTGACAGCCTGTGGTTTCAAGGCACGGCCGTGCACTTCACAGTGGGTGAGGTCCAGACGACCTTTCACACCTTTCAAGTGCGAGTGTCTGCTCAGCAAGGTCGCCTCGGGAAGCTTCAGGAAGGAAACCATGTCAAGGAGACGGACCAGAGGACCCTCCCAGAGAGTGACATCAACAAAGCGGGCGGAAAG GGCCTCTGCAAGATAGCTCCTGCTTTTGATGATCTGCCCTCTGAAGATG AGTCTGCACAGTTCAAGCAACCCACAAAACCTCTGGTAAAG ACAAACGCAACAATCAAAAATAAGCCAAGAAAAAGGAGAAGAATACTTTAA